The segment TAAATTCCACGTTTATTACTTAGCCAGATTTTGCTTTTAGATGAACACTTTCTACTGAACATTTCAAAGAATATCAATTATTTGAACATTgctattctatttcttttttttaaaaaaaaaactaataagtTCACTAAAACATAGCAGATCTGGAATTTACTTCTGAGGAATAATTCCTCTGTTCCCCAGCCTtatctctttatatattttcatttgaaaaatcGTATACCATTCAAGAAACACTTTTAAAACTCACATTAATTCTAAGCTAGACTTTAATAGTATGTattccctcccttttttttttaggtattaatatatttttaattgcttaccattataggaaaaataaatttcCTACTCATGGACAGTAATAAATCTTGGTCTGCTATACATTGGAAACATAGTGTTAATTTGTAAAAAAGTGAGTTAAGTTTCCAAAGCCCAAACGCCCCCCCACAAGTTtccccccccaactcctccccttacccccctcccccccccccccccaattaattGCAGGAGCTCCACTGAAGGACTGAGACTAGTTTTCTTAAGACCAAGCAGAGAAGGTGCCGAAGGCTTCCCACTTGTAGCTAACTGGGCAGGGAGAGGAGCAGGAGCCCAGCGCCTCTGACGTCTGAGAATTGCCCTGGCTGCAGCTGCTCAAGAGTCCGCGAGGGAAAGGGGTGGAGCCGCTCGCACCCGCGACCGCGGCCCCGCCCTCCGGGGCCCTTCCCCACGCGACGCCCCGCCTGCTGGGCTGTGCGGAGGGCGCGGGCGGCCCGGGCTCCTGCGCGGCGGCTCCGCTCCCGCCTGGGCCGCGGCCGCGCGCCCTCCCTtcggggaggaggaagaggaggaaggaggagcggCGGTAGGAGGAGGTCCGAACGCGGCCGTCGTGCCGCCGCGGGGAGGAAGCAGAGCCGGCGGCTGCCGGGTGAGCGGGATGGCGGGGCGGGGGGGAGGCGCGGGGTCGCGTGTGGCCCAGAGTAGGGCGGTGAGAGT is part of the Apodemus sylvaticus chromosome 13, mApoSyl1.1, whole genome shotgun sequence genome and harbors:
- the LOC127664149 gene encoding proline-rich proteoglycan 2-like → MPRPSSRDPFAGPRARPSGPGPDRHLIPWTPPPAQATAQIPRSGSESPTGLARRPRRPGLAEPRPRTASGPGQQRRRRAGRGAEGRGAGLGLTLTALLWATRDPAPPPRPAIPLTRQPPALLPPRGGTTAAFGPPPTAAPPSSSSSSPKGGRAAAAQAGAEPPRRSPGRPRPPHSPAGGASRGEGPRRAGPRSRVRAAPPLSLADS